The window CAAATATGAGGAGAAAATATTATTTTCGTGATAAGATATTCTTATGCTTAGAATAGATAGCATTCACTTTATTTCTATCAAGAAATACCTCAATGCCCATTATCAATATCTTTTGCAATTGTTGAAAAAGAGAGACCCCGGGATATTTTTGGGACTAGATATTGGAACCGAGCAGGTTAAGGCAGTACTTGCAAAATACAATGCTGATAGCGGCTAGCTGGAGATTATTGGTGCTGGACATGCTAAGCAAAAATTGAGTGATATGCAGTCAGGTACTATTACAGATATCTCAGGAGTGATTACTAATTGTGATCAGGCAATCAGGGAAGCTGAATCTCAAGCAGATCAGGTCGCAAAACAGGTGGTGATTGGGATAGCTGGAGAGTTGGTGCAGGGTAATAGTTTTGATTTGAGATACCAACGTAAGAATCCTGAGCTAGAGATTAATAAGCTTGAGATTAATGATGTGTTAGCTAAATTACAAGCCAAAGGACTGGGAAAGGCCAGGGACAATATTAGCTGGGAAACTGGACAAAATAATCTGGATATTCGTTTGTTAAATTCAGCAATTACTCAAATAGTCATCGACGGCTACCAGGTCACAAATCCAATAGGCTTCAAGGGTGAACATGTCACGATTAGGGCTTTCAATGCTTTTGCTCCAATGATTCATATTGCAGCAGTTGAAACTATTTCTAAGAATTTAGACCTGAGTCTTACGACAATTGCTGCTGAACCTTTTGCTGTAGCTAAAAGTGTTCAGGAATTGGGCAAAGAATCTACAAGTGCAATTTTTATTGATATCGGAGGTGGGACTACGGATATTGCTATAGTTAGTGAAGGCGGAGTGGCTGGAACAAAAATGTTTGCCCTGGGGGGTAGAAGTTTTACAAGAACTCTAGCAAGTATTTTTTCTATTAGTTTTGAACGAGCTGAAGAACTCAAGCTAGCCTATAGCACTAGTAAATTGGTCGAGCAAAAGTCTAAAAAAG of the Candidatus Saccharibacteria bacterium genome contains:
- a CDS encoding rod shape-determining protein; this encodes MQSGTITDISGVITNCDQAIREAESQADQVAKQVVIGIAGELVQGNSFDLRYQRKNPELEINKLEINDVLAKLQAKGLGKARDNISWETGQNNLDIRLLNSAITQIVIDGYQVTNPIGFKGEHVTIRAFNAFAPMIHIAAVETISKNLDLSLTTIAAEPFAVAKSVQELGKESTSAIFIDIGGGTTDIAIVSEGGVAGTKMFALGGRSFTRTLASIFSISFERAEELKLAYSTSKLVEQKSKKVKKALADTVNLWLEGVRLSLEEFEDLDQLPNRILLCGGGSKLADLIEALENKSWHKEIGFSRSPVIKYIQKSQISRVVDSLDLVSGPEFITPLALLGLSIDTIDNDSSSNILSKFNQVVKNDRR